In the Wyeomyia smithii strain HCP4-BCI-WySm-NY-G18 chromosome 2, ASM2978416v1, whole genome shotgun sequence genome, one interval contains:
- the LOC129721639 gene encoding probable WRKY transcription factor protein 1 isoform X4, which yields MLKRSAKNRNLFLVHIYLERSVLALVTYRRHVRCCSAKKKNHNLALQDNSRYIPVRPIVRRNLLSESAGIESGEQHNTAVGVVIPTTPNSALQTFRLNDPTGASSGGINNLINNTGSQKHIFNPFQQQQQQQQQLHQQQLRASPLSSRVPDGASQNQLNLNKNSNQQQQQLQQQQQQQQLYGVGAIGGGGATSRVNFEDKLNQIQEYIKLTTNLISSVQIDNSLSQRKQSQEGGKQNNTVTGMGDQSCYFMPINSTSLESVPNSDSELNGPRPQSVQSICTNNSTTPVQTPSYDELRYRVEGQSKNMQALKEQQAHLLRLQQAARQQLQEMEAIRNQTAASAVPLENFESVEQVQEGISGVMERMRVLATFIQNQQELGNLLGGDNDDVLNEQVMLQQKFQELRHKKAQMHNLVSELQNLNVEASRHFETVAPAAGVERNVPIELTNAPAPAADMKKATKTFNQNNVDHTMLNGTRGGSITPKVENMINNTAEGINEDEDEEEEAEAIAGTADMLNEKINEINAMKSQLRRLKEMMDTVKLIEMKTGDSANEEEDVPEENDDNADTDENSRSPSVASQISDQAGAAGGPTDKRREQLNQRVEALHAMTRDLREQAKSIAAERDALKVSRSEIQKRRNNVAELQHQAETQTAEKLTNHVASLVSSLPAGPKEREQMALKAELEQKRRELERIEKMTHNIKKNTELSQRNTEVAPPKVSSVSSAGSLQSPSHPPVIPPPPTSSAVNNTSASNATNHSKNSADSGVTDIFANAQLESGSYQSSSTRSLNMVPPMPDICNRADRYHRKSEEVSASAARTSPWPAHLFGGSGGVGPSSSNTGPQSPHPFPPFVGSDIQVSSAYPAYNVYPNYSNLLPPHTPNSAPPPPDPLMFQHFMQTQQMLMNLITQCNQLLWIQQREINNLNNAVLLLQERILANGNTSILLNDIHVPGAAAHIRAESTPPNNSLNSAGTLSGSVYSRARSEQPSMNHPQTPSSPYQTLPSNTLQHASYGGLGGNSTGQFHPFTPTTSHQSNAQFSINQQIQRNNTNISNANAAGSVNSSSSTQRNYRNLRHVNINTANNAIYEQQQQQQPLYSHQVSLQQHSNNFMNLNNPLQQTGAGNDDTNLQQQHYNNISVAAGGSGNLGPSNMINNLANGPTTTMQTGGALQQPPPCLNNLNNSSNNSNASQQTQALNNQVLPGVRANNYWDNFRSYSRQNLLSSNSCKSNEDSCTPSSGSCTNNINNQIQRNSNTNNYNNNAATGNTCSSIGQNANNKYPSNFNRNNSLSNVNQQAISDVGSNPHQPNMSHHQQTQQHYAALPSSQQQQLQQQPTQQQQQHQDSASFQQIPQTMFHQQQAQQQQQQQQQQQQQQQSQQHQNHHTPLNQSNSLDLSELQFHTNPINLGLANKSNHPKGSGHKKYPLSLRSCRDGSNSSGEVSSNFYAVGAHADMISDLNLATASNYQHDSKSSSKLFEALKENVYQEVKNLITANESRPHFLIQLFRELQLISSDPLRQRTLQSIQDLYNRYIETTLQQEQQEGHVNNIGSNNLLSSVAVPASVSGTVQNAESVVGGQQPVAAENLEVVEMEVSQNFTNARSQQQQQVAAAVYHFVPAAESTPNVANVTASSSGTNEGILGNELEAGELGVPSSEIISIIMGDIVSVINSVDYINDSVLCKIAGVICNHATGAPNGLFQSAQGQQQKTPERLLANPMLGPSMAAFLAQNDADFISREDFLRHLESWNRTDKDEFISNLENLLNNILLRSSAAEGDAAMVSSSNMNGDEEGQMRAQMQHQQQQQHLHDSLSSHGNGINTSADISTDNNETFASYSGNEVPFSPRGFSAVGPVGGGCGGRRLYGVSESDNISNGVSSSNGYASTTYDLAEADQICDLDKTISAGAVGGVASMAPNSNSEAMLHSMDDRRRMRQWMLDDDLADMPDRAAKEQQPQQNPDPRFGDVWKLEDE from the exons ATGTTAAAACGGAGTGCGAAAaatagaaatttgtttttggttCATATCTATCTAGAGCGAAGCGTGCTCGCACTTGTGACATACCGAAGACATGTGCGGTGttgttctgcaaaaaaaaaaaatc ataacctTGCTCTGCAAGACAACAGTCGCTACATCCCGGTACGACCGATTGTCCGTCGGAATTTACTGAGTGAAAGTGCAGGGATCGAATCCGGCGAGCAGCACAATACCGCAGTCGGTGTAGTTATCCCAACCACTCCGAATTCTGCACTGCAAACTTTCCGCCTCAACGATCCCACAGGAGCTTCCAGTGGGGGCATTAATAATCTCATCAATAACACCGGCAGTCAGAAACACATTTTCAATCCCttccaacaacagcagcagcagcaacaacaactccACCAACAGCAACTGCGTGCGTCTCCGCTTAGCTCGCGTGTTCCAGACGGTGCATCTCAGAATCAACTCAATCTCAATAAAAACTCGaatcaacaacagcaacaattgcaacagcagcagcagcaacaacaactgtACGGAGTTGGTGCCATTGGTGGAGGGGGAGCCACTTCGAGGGTCAACTTTGAAGATAAACTGAATCAGATTCAGGAGTACATAAAGCTGACCACCAATTTGATCTCTTCGGTGCAAATAGATAAT AGTCTTTCACAGAGGAAGCAATCGCAGGAGGGAGGGAAGCAAAACAACACCGTTACCGGGATGGGTGATCAAAGTTGCTATTTCATGCCGATCAATTCCACTAGTTTAGAAAGTGTTCCCAACAGCGATTCTGAG CTCAACGGTCCACGACCGCAATCGGTTCAGAGCATTTGCACCAATAACTCCACGACCCCGGTGCAGACTCCATCCTACGACGAACTGCGTTATCGAGTAGAGGGTCAGAGTAAAAACATGCAAGCACTGAAAGAACAGCAAGCTCATCTACTGCGGTTGCAGCAAGCTGCCCGTCAGCAGCTACAGGAGATGGAAGCTATTCGCAATCAGACAGCGGCCAGTGCGGTGCCGTTGGAAAACTTCGAATCGGTAGAGCAGGTACAGGAAGGAATCAGTGGCGTTATGGAACGGATGCGTGTtctagctacattcattcaAAATCAGCAGGAGCTGGGTAATCTACTCGGTGGAGACAATGATGATGTGCTTAACGAACAGGTTATGCTGCAGCAAAAGTTCCAAGAGTTGCGCCATAAAAAGGCTCAAATGCATAATTTGGTATCCGAATTGCAAAACTTGAATGTTGAAGCGAGTAGACATTTCGAGACAGTAGCTCCGGCTGCGGGTGTCGAGCGGAATGTTCCGATCGAGCTGACAAATGCTCCGGCGCCGGCAGCCGATATGAAAAAGGCTACCAAAACTTTCAATCAAAACAATGTAGATCATACAATGTTGAATGGAACACGTGGTGGTTCTATAACACCGAAGGTTGAGAATATGATTAACAATACCGCAGAAGGTATCAAcgaggatgaggatgaggaaGAAGAGGCAGAAGCAATCGCTGGAACCGCCGATATGTTGAAtgaaaaaatcaacgaaatcaATGCCATGAAATCACAATTGCGACGTTTGAAGGAGATGATGGACACTGTGAAGTTGATCGAAATGAAAACCGGTGACTCTGCCAATGAAGAAGAAGATGTTCCCGAGGAGAATGATGACAACGCGGATACCGACGAAAACAGCCGTTCGCCAAGTGTTGCTAGCCAGATAAGCGATCAAGCGGGAGCCGCAGGAGGACCAACCGATAAACGTCGGGAGCAGCTGAATCAGCGAGTAGAAGCTTTACATGCCATGACACGTGATCTCAGAGAACAAGCAAAATCGATTGCCGCCGAAAGGGATGCTTTAAAAGTTTCTCGCTCGGAAATTCAAAAACGACGCAATAACGTAGCTGAACTTCAACATCAAGCCGAAACTCAAACCGCAGAAAAACTAACCAATCACGTGGCATCGCTCGTTTCTTCACTACCAGCAGGGCCAAAAGAGCGGGAACAGATGGCTTTGAAAGCTGAACTCGAACAAAAAAGACGCGAGCTGGAACGGATCGAAAAAATGACACATAACATTAAGAAAAATACTGAGCTCTCTCAGCGAAACACTGAAGTAGCACCGCCAAAAGTGTCATCGGTTTCCTCCGCAGGCTCGCTACAGTCTCCCAGCCATCCACCGGTGATTCCTCCTCCGCCGACGTCTTCCGCAGTTAACAACACAAGCGCCAGCAACGCCACGAATCACTCGAAAAACTCCGCTGACTCCGGTGTTACCGATATATTCGCTAACGCCCAGCTTGAGTCCGGTAGCTACCAGTCTAGTAGCACTCGCAGTTTAAACATGGTTCCACCAATGCCAGATATTTGCAATCGCGCCGATCGCTACCATCGTAAATCCGAGGAGGTCTCTGCGTCAGCAGCTCGAACTTCACCCTGGCCGGCTCATTTGTTCGGAGGAAGTGGCGGAGTTGGTCCGTCAAGCTCTAATACTGGACCACAAAGTCCTCATCCGTTCCCTCCGTTCGTTGGTTCGGATATTCAGGTAAGCTCTGCCTATCCGGCCTACAATGTTTATCCGAACTACTCAAATCTGCTACCCCCGCACACACCCAATTCGGCCCCACCACCACCGGATCCGTTGATGTTCCAGCACTTTATGCAAACTCAGCAAATGTTGATGAActtaataacacagtgcaaccaGCTGCTGTGGATCCAACAGCGGGAGATCAACAATCTGAACAATGCAGTACTGCTT CTCCAAGAACGTATTCTGGCCAATGGAAACACCAGTATTCTATTGAACGATATCCACGTCCCCGGTGCCGCTGCTCACATACGGGCTGAATCTACTCCGCCCAACAATTCGCTCAACTCCGCTGGTACACTTTCCGGTTCGGTCTACAGTCGAGCTCGCTCCGAGCAACCATCAATGAATCATCCGCAAACCCCTTCCTCACCATACCAAACACTCCCATCAAACACCCTTCAACATGCGTCGTACGGTGGCCTCGGTGGAAATTCCACTGGCCAATTTCATCCTTTCACCCCAACCACATCACACCAGTCTAACGCGCAGTTCTCGATTAATCAACAAATTCAGCGCAATAATACTAACATCTCAAACGCTAACGCTGCCGGTTCGGTCAATAGCAGCAGTAGTACCCAGCGCAACTATCGCAATCTCAGACACGTAAACATTAACACCGCTAACAATGCGATCTacgaacagcagcagcagcaacaacctCTGTATAGTCACCAGGTCTCTCTACAGCAGCACTCGAATAATTTTATGAACCTCAACAATCCGCTACAACAGACGGGAGCAGGGAACGACGACACGAATCTGCAGCAGCAGCATTATAACAATATTTCCGTGGCAGCCGGTGGTAGTGGCAACCTCGGCCCATCCAACATGATTAATAACTTGGCGAATGGTCCGACTACAACCATGCAAACGGGAGGAGCCCTACAACAGCCACCGCCTTGCCTGAACAATCTGAATAATAGCAGTAACAACAGTAACGCTTCCCAGCAAACGCAAGCACTTAATAACCAGGTCCTACCGGGAGTACGTGCCAATAATTATTGGGACAATTTTAGAAG TTACTCAAGACAAAATCTTCTGTCGAGCAATAGCTGCAAAAGTAACGAAGATTCCTGTACACCAAGCTCCGGCAGTTGCACCAACAACATCAACAACCAAATTCAGCGCAATAGTAACACaaacaactacaacaacaaTGCCGCCACCGGAAACACGTGCAGTTCCATTGGCCAGAACGCCAACAACAAGTATCCTTCGAACTTCAACCGCAACAATTCGCTTAGCAATGTCAACCAACAGGCGATATCCGATGTAGGTTCTAATCCGCACCAGCCAAACATGTCTCATCATCAACAAACACAACAGCACTACGCAGCTCTGCCATCATCACAACAGCAGCAGCTGCAGCAACAGCCtacccaacaacaacaacagcaccaAGATTCGGCATCTTTCCAACAGATACCACAAACGATGTTTCATCAACAGCAAgcacagcaacagcagcagcagcagcagcaacaacaacagcagcagcaatcgCAACAACATCAAAATCATCATACCCCTTTGAACCAATCAAATTCTTTAGATCTCAGTGAGCTGCAGTTCCACACCAATCCGATCAATCTGGGTCTGGCCAACAAGAGTAACCATCCGAAAGGTAGCGGTCATAAGAAGTATCCACTTTCGCTGCGTTCTTGCCGCGACGGTAGCAACTCCAGCGGTGAAGTGAGCTCTAACTTTTACGCCGTTGGTGCACATGCGGATATGATCAGTGATTTGAATTTGGCCACCGCTAGCAACTACCAGCACGATTCCAA ATCGTCCTCGAAATTGTTCGAAGCCTTGAAGGAGAATGTCTACCAGGAAGTTAAAAACCTCATCACCGCCAACGAATCTAGACCGCACTTCTTGATCCAACTGTTTCGAGAACTGCAGCTTATCTCATCGGATCCGCTGCGTCAACGGACGCTGCAGTCGATTCAGGACTTGTACAACCGTTACATCGAGACTACCCTACAACAGGAACAGCAGGAAGGTCACGTAAATAACATAGGCAGTAATAATTTGCTTTCTTCGGTAGCCGTACCGGCCTCGGTCAGCGGTACCGTTCAAAATGCAGAGAGTGTGGTAGGAGGACAGCAGCCAGTGGCTGCCGAGAATTTGGAGGTGGTAGAAATGGAAGTTTCTCAGAACTTTACCAACGCACGAAGTCAACAGCAACAACAGGTGGCAGCGGCGGTTTATCACTTTGTTCCTGCGGCGGAAAGCACTCCCAATGTAGCCAATGTCACAGCGTCCAGTTCCGGCACCAATGAGGGTATTCTCGGCAATGAGCTAGAGGCTGGCGAGCTAGGTGTTCCCAGCTCGGAAATAATCAGTATCATTATGGGTGACATCGTCTCGGTTATTAATTCGGTAGATTACATCAATGACTCGGTTCTATGCAAAATTGCCGGCGTAATTTGCAATCATGCAACGGGTGCCCCTAATGGGCTGTTCCAGAGTGCACAAGGACAGCAGCAGAAGACCCCGGAGCGGCTATTGGCCAATCCTATGCTCGGACCGTCGATGGCTGCCTTTCTAGCACAGAATGATGCTGACTTCATCAGCCGGGAGGATTTCCTTCGACATCTAGAGAGTTGGAACCGAACCGATAAAGACGAATTTATTTCGAATCTAGAGAATTTGCTGAATAACATTTTGTTGAGATCATCCGCCGCCGAGGGTGATGCAGCAATGGTCTCGTCTTCGAACATGAACGGTGACGAGGAAGGACAAATGAGAGCCCAAATGCAAcatcaacagcaacaacagcatcTTCATGACTCCTTGTCTAGTCACGGCAACGGCATTAACACGAGCGCGGACATCAGTACCGATAACAACGAAACGTTTGCCTCCTACTCTGGCAACGAGGTTCCGTTTTCTCCACGTGGATTTTCTGCCGTTGGTCCTGTTGGTGGGGGATGTGGCGGTCGAAGATTGTACGGTGTGTCCGAAAGTGATAACATTTCCAACGGAGTGAGCAGTTCCAACGGTTATGCTTCAACAACGTACG